A region from the Lolium perenne isolate Kyuss_39 chromosome 4, Kyuss_2.0, whole genome shotgun sequence genome encodes:
- the LOC127347298 gene encoding uncharacterized protein: MTVKEFEELALDGNNYPTWAMDVKISLSSRGIAAALIPPEEPLPQGVAQLTEPQKYGALYIIRNHIHPDLKSEYLMEESPSNMWQALKTRYEQQRAVILPEASHEWTQLRLQDFKSVGAYNHEVHKICSKLRFCEKEPSEEEKIEKTLSTMLPADRILQQQYRARNYQVYSELIHVLLQAEKHDELLLKNSHQRPVGAAPIPEVHANFQKNNKFNGSFKGRKKNFKGNYNRNRNNKNKPHNSDKGKGIAKNKFDKTNLCRKCGCYKHVTKKCRTPKHLVNLYLQSMGRNRPAQGARYEAHFNLQPENNMEVGCSRDVQRAPSNTEELHVPRDSMDKENMMIEYASNDVFGDFD; this comes from the coding sequence ATGACCGTCAAAGAATTTGAAGAGCTTGCGCTCGACGGAAATAATTATCCTACATGGGCTATGGATGTTAAAATTAGTCTTTCATCCCGTGGAATTGCAGCTGCACTCATACCACCTGAGGAACCCCTTCCGCAGGGAGTTGCACAATTAACTGAGCCACAAAAATATGGTGCTTTATACATTATAAGAAACCATATTCACCCAGATTTGAAATCTGAATATTTAATGGAGGAATCTCCAAGCAATATGTGGCAAGCACTCAAAACTAGATATGAACAGCAAAGGGCAGTTATACTACCTGAAGCTAGTCATGAGTGGACCCAGTTAAGACTCCAGGATTTCAAATCTGTCGGAGCTTATAACCATGAGGTTCATAAGATTTGTTCGAAGTTACGGTTTTGCGAGAAGGAACCTTCAGAAGAGGAGAAGATAGAAAAGACTCTATCAACTATGCTCCCAGCTGATAGGATCCTACAGCAACAATATCGTGCAAGGAATTACCAAGTTTATTCTGAACTTATACATGTTCTCCTCCAGGCAGAAAAACATGATGAACTTCTTTTAAAAAATAGTCATCAACGCCCAGTTGGGGCTGCCCCAATACCTGAGGTACATGCAAATTTTCAGAAAAACAATAAGTTCAATGGCTCTTTCAAAGGTCGTAAGAAGAACTTTAAGGGTAATTACAACCGCAAccgcaacaacaagaacaagccaCATAATTCAGACAAGGGAAAGGGCATTGCAAAGAACAAGTTTGATAAAACTAACCTTTGCCGGAAATGTGGATGCTACAAGCATGTCACCAAAAAATGCCGCACCCCAAAACATCTGGTAAACCTCTACCTGCAATCCATGGGACGTAACAGACCTGCCCAAGGAGCAAGATATGAAGCACACTTCAATCTTCAACCCGAAAACAACATGGAAGTTGGATGTTCGCGAGATGTTCAAAGAGCACCAAGCAACACCGAGGAATTACATGTACCACGGGACTCCATGGACAAGGAGAATATGATGATCGAATACGCCTCCAACGACGTGTTCGGAGACTTTGACTAG
- the LOC127294194 gene encoding putative serpin-Z8, giving the protein MAFRARSPKFGPGAAMQSAGGSSSSQGLAALSAGLALRLAEEHANSNLVFSPLSIYTALALVAAGARGATLDEILRVLGARSRQELDQYVARAAGDALRDRSGSGGPLVAFACGVWSDRSCPLKPGFREAVVDGAYKAEASTVDFRSDANGAVRLINAWAERVTNGLIKSVLRPESVEPLLTRVLLGNAVYFKGKWDQPFDKSDTKKGRFRRLRGAGTVDVPFMRSWKPQYIAVHHRFKVLKLRYKMADESPPFDPGPFLHRAAAPFRPARHSTNLPHPAPPYPTPPSRYDDFCSLVTNAFGNSLSTPPKDKSLTQFSMCIFLPDADNGLPSLLDAMASSPGFLHQHLPRKEVLVGKLQLPRFKLSFHGSVVSVLGKLGLLLPFHETNNELCDMAEDDGSGLPLVLSDVVHKAVIEVNEEGTEAAAVTIASAPGGGGGRPRPPPLVDFVADRPFAYFVVEEETGAVVFAGHVLDPSTE; this is encoded by the coding sequence ATGGCCTTCCGAGCAAGGTCGCCGAAGTTCGGGCCGGGGGCTGCCATGCAGTCTGCCGGCGGATCCTCTTCCAGCCAGGGACTGGCGGCGCTCTCCGCCGGCCTCGCGCTACGCCTCGCGGAGGAGCACGCAAACAGCAACCTGGTCTTCTCGCCGCTGTCCATCTACACCGCGCTCGCTCTCGttgccgccggagcccgcggcgcCACCCTGGACGAGATCCTCCGCGTCCTTGGCGCACGGTCCCGCCAAGAACTTGACCAGTACGTCGCCCGTGCGGCGGGTGACGCGCTGCGAGACCGGTCCGGCTCCGGCGGTCCGCTCGTCGCGTTCGCGTGCGGCGTGTGGAGCGACCGGTCGTGCCCACTCAAGCCCGGCTTCCGCGAGGCCGTGGTCGACGGCGCGTACAAGGCGGAGGCGTCCACCGTCGACTTCCGCAGCGACGCCAACGGAGCAGTCCGGCTGATCAACGCGTGGGCGGAGCGTGTCACGAACGGCCTGATCAAGTCAGTGCTACGCCCGGAATCGGTGGAGCCGCTCCTTACCCGCGTCCTGCTCGGCAACGCTGTGTACTTCAAGGGCAAGTGGGACCAGCCCTTTGATAAGAGTGACACGAAGAAGGGGCGCTTCCGCCGGCTCCGCGGCGCCGGCACCGTCGACGTGCCCTTCATGCGGAGTTGGAAGCCTCAGTACATCGCCGTGCACCACCGATTCAAGGTGCTCAAGCTCCGGTACAAGATGGCGGACGAGTCCCCGCCGTTCGACCCGGGTCCCTTCCTCCACCGCGCCGCCGCTCCTTTCAGACCTGCCAGACACTCCACCAACCTTCCCCACCCTGCTCCGCCGTATCCTACTCCGCCTTCCCGCTATGACGACTTCTGCAGCCTCGTCACTAATGCATTTGGAAACTCTCTATCAACGCCGCCCAAGGACAAGAGTTTGACGCAGTTCTCCATGTGCATCTTCCTCCCGGACGCCGACAACGGCCTACCAAGCCTCCTGGACGCGATGGCTTCAAGCCCGGGCTTCCTGCACCAGCACCTGCCTCGCAAGGAGGTCCTAGTCGGCAAGTTACAGCTGCCTAGGTTCAAGCTGTCCTTCCACGGTAGCGTCGTTAGCGTCCTCGGCAAGCTGGGCCTCCTGCTGCCGTTCCACGAAACCAACAACGAGCTATGCGACATGGCGGAGGACGACGGCTCCGGCCTTCCCCTGGTCCTCAGCGATGTCGTCCACAAGGCAGTCATCGAGGTGAATGAGGAAGGCACCGAAGCTGCCGCTGTCACCATCGCTAGTGCACCGGGCGGGGGCGGAGGGCGGCCACGGCCACCACCGCTTGTTGATTTCGTTGCTGACCGTCCGTTCGCATACTTCGTTGTGGAGGAGGAGACCGGCGCCGTCGTCTTTGCCGGGCATGTCCTCGACCCCTCCACAGAGTAG